The Shewanella mesophila genome contains the following window.
GACGGCGCTTATATCTATGATGCCGATGGTAAAGCCTATATCGATTATGTTGGTTCTTGGGGCCCGATGATTTTAGGCCATAATCACCCTAAAATTCGTGCAGCTGTGTTAGCCGCTGTCGAGAATGGCCTTTCTTTTGGGGCACCAACAGAACTTGAAGTGCGCATGGCTGAGAAAGTCATTGAGATGGTGCCATCGATGGAACAGGTTCGTATGGTCAGCTCTGGAACAGAAGCAACCATGAGTGCCATTCGTCTAGCACGTGGCTTTACCAACCGTGACAAGATCCTCAAGTTTGAAGGCTGTTACCACGGTCACGCAGACTGCTTGCTGGTTAAGGCGGGATCTGGTGCATTGACTCTTGGTCAACCAAGTTCACCTGGTATTCCAGAAGATTTCGCTAAGCACACCCTGACCGCCGTTTACAACGAGCTTGAATCGGTTAAGACACTGTTTGAACAGTATCCAGAGGAGATCTCCTGCATCATTCTTGAGCCTGTTGCTGGCAACATGAACTGCATTCCGCCAATTCCAGGCTTCCTTGAAGGACTGCGCGCCCTTTGTGATCAATATGGCGCCCTGCTTATTATCGACGAAGTGATGACAGGTTTCCGCGTATCAAAAAGCGGAGCTCAGGGTCATTACGGCATCACTCCCGATCTAACGACTTTAGGTAAAGTGATTGGCGGCGGTATGCCGGTCGGCGCTTTCGGTGGCCGTAAAGATGTGATGCAGTTTATTGCACCAACGGGTCCAGTTTACCAAGCCGGTACCCTATCGGGTAACCCAATTGCGATGTCAGCAGGTCTTGCACAGATGGAAGCGCTTTGTGAAGAGGGTCTTTACGAAGAGCTAGCCGCTAAGACAAAGCGGATCGCTGAAGGCTTTAAAGCGGCGGCGAACAAGCACGGTATTCCACTGAGCATCAACTATGTTGGTGGTATGTTCGGACTCTTCTTCACTGATGAAGAGAAAGTCACTCGCTTCGATCAAGTCACTAAGTGTGACGCTGAAGCATTCCCAGTTTTCTACCATGGCATGCTAGATGAGGGTGTTTACCTAGCACCGAGCGCCTATGAAGCAGGTTTCTTGTCCATGGCTCATGGCGAAAAAGAACTAGAAGCCACACTTGCTGCAGCAGATCGCGTATTTGCTAAAATGGCTAAGTAAGCTTTTTTGGTAGTTGATCATAAAGGGGCGCCTCGGCGTCCTTTTTTATTAAGCCGACAAACCTACCGATAGATACTGACAGGCATTCTATTAACAGTGATAATCACTGGCTTTACCCCGTTAACCATGACAAAAAATGATTAAACCACCTAAATTAGCATAATAATCTAAATAAAGGTGTTGGCTGATTTTTATCTAGTGCTATCCACCAAAGCTAAACACTTAAAAAAAATATTCTCCTAACCACAAAACCCAAGCATGCGTAACCTCTCATTTTTTTCCAAAGTTAGACTAAGGTAACGCTTGCGTATTATCTCATCCTATGGTCAGATCGCCGCCTATCACAACAACCTTAACTAAACCTTGAATGAAATCACGCCTCCTATCCCACATTAGGCGCTGATCTAACTCGGCTGTAGGAACAAATGTATGCTCGACATTTTCCTGATAACACTTGCTGTGCTAGCGCTATTAAGCATTATTTTTGAAGAGGTGACTCACTTAAATAAAGCGAAAACCACCCTGTTTTTCGGCTGTATAGCCTGGATAACCCTATTTGTGGCGGCTCAAGATTCAGATCACCAACGCTTGGTGGCAGAAGAGCTAAACGAGAACTTACTCGAAATCGCGACGCTGTGGTTATTCTTAATGTCAACCATGACCTTTGTGGCTTATCTAAATGCCAAGGGTATGATCCAGATCTTAGTGCAAAAGCTTTTTCCGCAGAAAGTCTCTGTACGAATGTTGATGATACAGGTCGCACTGTTCTCACTCGTTTTGTCTGCTATATGTGATAACGTAACGGCGACCTTGGTTTCTTTAGGCTTATTGACCACTTTCCAACTCGAAAGTCAGATGAAACGCCGCATGTCGGTGCTTATCATCTTTGCGGTTAACTCGGGAGGTGTTGCACTGATCACGGGGGATGTGACCACTCTGATGATCTTCCTTGGCGGTCACGTCCATATATCTCAGCTACTGGTGTTGTTTATTCCTGCCGCGGCAAGCGTCATGTTGCTGGCAGTATTATTTTCGCTCAAAGCCGAGGGACACGTCAGCACAACCCCCATCAAACGAAGTTACAATCGCATTGATGTGCTGATCGCCTTTATCTTCTTGATCACCATCATTCTAACTATGGTGCTCAACATTTTATTTGGTATTCCTCCCGTACTTACCTTCCTTTCAGGTTTATCTGTGATGTTCTTAGTCGGCACCACCTCTCGCAGCAACAAAGAGGAGTTACAGATCCTGGAATATATCCGTCAGGTCGAGTTTGATACCCTGCTGTTCTTCCTTGGGATCTTGTTACTTGTGGGTATGCTTAAAGAGATAGGTACGCTTCATCTACTAACAGAGGTATACGCAAAGTTTGATCCCAACATATCTAACTTCGTTACCGGTATGGGCTCGGCAATATTAGATAACGTGCCACTAACTGCGGCCCTACTTAAAGCAGAACCCGTGTTGACCACCCAAGAATGGCTAGGTCTGACCTATTCGGTTGGGGTCGGAGGCTCACTATTGGTCATTGGTAGTGCGGCTGGTATCATCGCCATGAGCAAGGTCAAAGAGCTGACCTTTGTCACCTACCTAAGATATGTGCCAGCGCTTTCGCTATGCTACACCGTAGGTTATGGACTTACCCTGTTTATCGCCTATGAGTTTTTTGGCTAATCTCTTTGAGCTGTTTCGTTAGAGTGACTCTTTAGGGTAGCGATGTTTAACAGTAAAAAAGGCGATGGAATGATCCATCGCCTTTTTTAATTTACCCCTGATAGCAATCAATATAAGGTTAAATCGCTGGCACCTTAAATTGAGTACCCGCAACCTCTAGCACCACATCACGCGGCCTGATCTCCACAATCGTTAACTTACCACCGATCATATCTCCCTGCTGTAACTCAGCGCCATCGACATTTAACCAGCGGTTATTAGGATCGCTGGCATAGACATGAGCCAGGATGTTAAATTCGGGCACTTGCAACTGGACTCCTGCCGGCAATTGACCATATTTAGGCAGTTCATCTGGCTTAGGCTCAGGAATAGGATCGAGCTTAGGCTCAGTCACAGGCTTAGCGACCGCATTGTCTTTTTCGACCTCTTTGAGCGCAGCTTCGAACGCTGCCACCAGATTATTCGACGCTAAATCATTGGATATATCCTCAGGCTGAGACCGCTCCAAACCTAGCTCCTGCGCCGCTTCATTCACCTGAACCTTCAACGAACTGAGTAACTCTTCGCCGCGCTGGTTGCTGTTGGCGCCCAAGATGATAGGTTCTTGAAAATCGCCGTTATTAACTTGAGTCGCGACTGCAATTGTCTTTGAGCCCTTAGCCAAGTTTTGTTGGGGCAATGACGGTTCAACATACCGAGGGGTTTCTGCAGAGACATAAGGCTCAGATCTTGGACGCTCAATGGCGACGGGCAGCGCTACTTTGCCTGCCAGTTGCACCTCATTATTGATAGTCGTGGTTGCCGGTAATTGAGCTATCTGCTCCTGCGCTATAGTTCGACTTTGCTCAGTTTGCGCCGCTTTCCTATCGGCAACATTCGCTGACGGATCGTTTATAGCTTGAGCCACTAGAGTACCAGATTGCCCGCTAAACGGGCTGGTACGACTAAACAACCAAGCCAGCACCACAGCAAGCAGTAAAAATAGGATAAATAGTGATATTTTAAGGCCTAAATGACGCCCTTGATTCATTGCCTGATATTGTGCCCGCGGCGTAATAACGGGATCGATAAGCTGATCTTGCTGCTTAGCTCGGGTCACTGCATCGAGTAAAATCGACATTAGTAACGACCTCCGCTCTCTTGCAAACGCGGGCCTTTATCGCTCAAATACAAGTTTAACTGTACTAAGGTTTGGTTACCCGCTATCGCATCGGCTCGTAATCCATGCTGACGCTGAAACGCTTTCAATGACTGCTCGAGTTCATCGTCAAAATAACTAACCAATCGAGGTGACTTATCTTGAATATGGGCCAATGCGTTTTCAAGCCATTGGATCTGCGGCGCGGGAGCACCTCGACCTATCTCTTTGGGTTGATAAGCGGGCGCTTGCCACAATAACTCCATCGTTCCGCTAAAGTGACGCGTAAACCACTCTCTATCGACCCACAATTGTTGTTCGGACAACTGCAGTAATAACTGCTCTCCTTGGCGAGAAACGACTGTGCCATAAAATGGCTGCTGCGCATCATCCACAAGATATACAACGGCAGGATAATTTAACCGTATCAGCGAATGCCAATTGCCCTGTTGCTGAAAGCAATCTAGCCCTTGTTGCTGAGCAGACTGACAAGCGGTAAGGCCAACATAGGGTGATTTCCCCCATAGCCCTAAAATCGCCGCATAGGCAGTATCAATACTTCGGCTTTGCTCTATCGCACTGCGCAGCACCTGTTGACTGGCAGACAATGATGTTTTTAATGCTGGCTCAGCGGCTTGTGGCATGACTTGAGGCGTTACAGATGCCTGCTCGCTAGCAATGCTAGGTTCAGAAATCCCACTTAACGATTGCTGCTGATTAACTTGTTGTTGATTAAACAGGTAAAACGCTCCTGCAAAGGTTATTCCCACTGCAACAACTGCCATACTTGGCCACAGTAATGAACGCTGCTTAATCTCCTCGCCCAATACCTCAGACGCCGCAGTGCGAACCATTTTTGCATCAATAGGCACTTTCGATTGCGCATATCCCGCCATTAATGCTCGCTCACATAAGAGGTTAATCAGTCTAGGAATACCGCCACTGTATTTATGTAAGGTTTTTATGGCGCTGCGATGAAACAGCGGCTCATGGCGACCACCCACTTGCAAGCGGTGCTGCACATAGAGCGCGATCTCTTGCTCTGTTAAAGGCAATAGGTGGTAGCGAGCGGTGATCCGCTGCGCCAACTGCCTTAACTCTTGTCTTTTTAGCAACTGTTGCAGTTCAGGCTGCCCAATTAAGATCACCTGCAATAGTTTCTTAGTATCGGTTTCAAGATTAGTGAGTAACCTGAGTTGCTCGAGTACCTCAGCGCGAAGATGTTGAGCCTCATCGATAATGAGTACGGTGTTGCGACCCTTTTCATGATTAGCCAACAAAAACTGACTCAGGTGATCAGTCAACTGCTTTAAGGTTGGAGATTCACCGTAGGTGATATTAAGCTCATCACAAAGCGTCGCTAACAACTCGAGCTCTGTGAGAGAAGGATTAAGAATAAAGGCGGTATCGGTATTTTCGGGTAACTGATTAAGCAAACAGCGTGAGACCGTGGTTTTTCCCGTTCCCACTTCACCAGTCAGCAGTACAAATCCCCCCGTCTCACCTAATCCATAGGTTAAGTGTGCCAACGCCTCACGATGCCGATCGCTAAGAAACAGATAATGCGGGTTTGGGGCAATTGAAAATGGGTTATCGTTAAGTCCATAAAACGCTTTGTACATGCAGCCTTTAGTCCCAAAAAATAAATGACGCTCCAAATTAATCCCTAGGGCTATTATTGTCAAAAAATCCCCACAAATAATTGACATCAATCCTAGCCCAAATAATACATTTAAGGCGGTTGAGCGTGGTAAGCTAGTGACAGATAACGCAAAGAGAATGAAACAACGTGAAGATCTACTTAGTTGGCGGTGCCGTCCGCGACCAATTACTGCAAATTCCCATTAAAGATCGCGACTATATGGTTGTTGGCGCTACGCAGCAACAGATGTTAGATCTCGGCTATAACCAAGTAGGCAAAGACTTCCCTGTATTCCTTCACCCTAAGACCCAGCAAGAATATGCCCTGGCACGAACCGAGCGCAAAACCGCGGCAGGGTATAACGGGTTTAGCTGCAATGCAGCCCCGGACGTCACGATAGAGGAAGACTTACTCAGAAGAGATTTGACCATTAATGCCATCGCCCAAGATGAAGATGGTACTCTAGTCGATCCTTATGGTGGCCAGCAAGACATAGAAAACCGACTGCTTAGGCACGTATCGGATGCCTTTACCGAAGATCCTCTAAGAGTCCTCAGAGTCGCAAGGTT
Protein-coding sequences here:
- the hemL gene encoding glutamate-1-semialdehyde 2,1-aminomutase, whose amino-acid sequence is MTRSETLFEQAKKTIPGGVNSPVRAFNGVGGSPLFIEKADGAYIYDADGKAYIDYVGSWGPMILGHNHPKIRAAVLAAVENGLSFGAPTELEVRMAEKVIEMVPSMEQVRMVSSGTEATMSAIRLARGFTNRDKILKFEGCYHGHADCLLVKAGSGALTLGQPSSPGIPEDFAKHTLTAVYNELESVKTLFEQYPEEISCIILEPVAGNMNCIPPIPGFLEGLRALCDQYGALLIIDEVMTGFRVSKSGAQGHYGITPDLTTLGKVIGGGMPVGAFGGRKDVMQFIAPTGPVYQAGTLSGNPIAMSAGLAQMEALCEEGLYEELAAKTKRIAEGFKAAANKHGIPLSINYVGGMFGLFFTDEEKVTRFDQVTKCDAEAFPVFYHGMLDEGVYLAPSAYEAGFLSMAHGEKELEATLAAADRVFAKMAK
- the nhaD gene encoding sodium:proton antiporter NhaD, whose protein sequence is MLDIFLITLAVLALLSIIFEEVTHLNKAKTTLFFGCIAWITLFVAAQDSDHQRLVAEELNENLLEIATLWLFLMSTMTFVAYLNAKGMIQILVQKLFPQKVSVRMLMIQVALFSLVLSAICDNVTATLVSLGLLTTFQLESQMKRRMSVLIIFAVNSGGVALITGDVTTLMIFLGGHVHISQLLVLFIPAAASVMLLAVLFSLKAEGHVSTTPIKRSYNRIDVLIAFIFLITIILTMVLNILFGIPPVLTFLSGLSVMFLVGTTSRSNKEELQILEYIRQVEFDTLLFFLGILLLVGMLKEIGTLHLLTEVYAKFDPNISNFVTGMGSAILDNVPLTAALLKAEPVLTTQEWLGLTYSVGVGGSLLVIGSAAGIIAMSKVKELTFVTYLRYVPALSLCYTVGYGLTLFIAYEFFG
- a CDS encoding general secretion pathway protein GspB, which codes for MSILLDAVTRAKQQDQLIDPVITPRAQYQAMNQGRHLGLKISLFILFLLLAVVLAWLFSRTSPFSGQSGTLVAQAINDPSANVADRKAAQTEQSRTIAQEQIAQLPATTTINNEVQLAGKVALPVAIERPRSEPYVSAETPRYVEPSLPQQNLAKGSKTIAVATQVNNGDFQEPIILGANSNQRGEELLSSLKVQVNEAAQELGLERSQPEDISNDLASNNLVAAFEAALKEVEKDNAVAKPVTEPKLDPIPEPKPDELPKYGQLPAGVQLQVPEFNILAHVYASDPNNRWLNVDGAELQQGDMIGGKLTIVEIRPRDVVLEVAGTQFKVPAI
- a CDS encoding ExeA family protein, with protein sequence MYKAFYGLNDNPFSIAPNPHYLFLSDRHREALAHLTYGLGETGGFVLLTGEVGTGKTTVSRCLLNQLPENTDTAFILNPSLTELELLATLCDELNITYGESPTLKQLTDHLSQFLLANHEKGRNTVLIIDEAQHLRAEVLEQLRLLTNLETDTKKLLQVILIGQPELQQLLKRQELRQLAQRITARYHLLPLTEQEIALYVQHRLQVGGRHEPLFHRSAIKTLHKYSGGIPRLINLLCERALMAGYAQSKVPIDAKMVRTAASEVLGEEIKQRSLLWPSMAVVAVGITFAGAFYLFNQQQVNQQQSLSGISEPSIASEQASVTPQVMPQAAEPALKTSLSASQQVLRSAIEQSRSIDTAYAAILGLWGKSPYVGLTACQSAQQQGLDCFQQQGNWHSLIRLNYPAVVYLVDDAQQPFYGTVVSRQGEQLLLQLSEQQLWVDREWFTRHFSGTMELLWQAPAYQPKEIGRGAPAPQIQWLENALAHIQDKSPRLVSYFDDELEQSLKAFQRQHGLRADAIAGNQTLVQLNLYLSDKGPRLQESGGRY